In Lotus japonicus ecotype B-129 chromosome 5, LjGifu_v1.2, one genomic interval encodes:
- the LOC130719600 gene encoding uncharacterized protein LOC130719600, whose translation MALVGQQSRDVGNGVKLSSGEGYMSTSASTPGSPNDAPTSDTATTMVTPPVPPASTKSDFHPALAVTIIKNNIPFKLEIDKDHYAMWAELFETHAHATQVLHHIIPQADMEPHARTDASYARWATLDSTIKQWIYSTISFDLLATVMEKGSTAMATWNRIASMFEDNQNSRAVALDQDFISTRMEDFPNVSAYCQRLKHIFDQLRNVGAPVSDHRLVL comes from the exons ATGGCTTTGGTGGGTCAACAATCTCGAGATGTTGGAAATGGGGTCAAGCTTAGCAGTGGAGAGG GTTACATGTCTACGTCTGCTTCTACCCCTGGCTCTCCAAACGATGCTCCCACGAGTGACACTGCCACTACTATGGTCACTCCACCTGTCCCGCCAGCGTCTACCAAGTCGGATTTTCATCCCGCCCTTGCTGTCACCATtatcaaaaacaacattcctTTCAAACTCGAGATAGACAAGGATCATTATGCTATGTGGGCTGAATTGTTTGAAACTCATGCTCACGCCACTCAGGTGCTCCACCACATCATTCCTCAAGCTGACATGGAGCCTCATGCGCGCACCGATGCTTCTTATGCccggtgggccactcttgactcTACTATCAAACAGTGGATTTATTCCACCATATCCTTTGATCTTCTCGCCACTGTTATGGAGAAAGGTTCTACTGCTATGGCTACTTGGAACCGTATAGCTTCTATGTTTGAGGACAATCAGAACTCCCGTGCTGTTGCCCTCGACCAGGATTTCATCTCCACTCGCATGGAGGATTTTCCTAATGTTTCAGCCTATTGTCAGCGTCTGAAACATATCTTTGATCAGTTGAGGAATGTTGGTGCCCCAGTCAGTGATCATCGTCTTGTTCTCTAG